Proteins encoded within one genomic window of Mycolicibacterium monacense:
- the fmt gene encoding methionyl-tRNA formyltransferase, with translation MRLVFAGTPEPALPSLQRLIASPRHEVVAVLTRPDAAAGRRGRPTPSPVARLALDHDIPVLRPPKPNSEEFVAELRELAPDCCAVVAYGALLSERLLAVPPHGWINLHFSLLPAWRGAAPVQAAIAAGDAVTGATTFLIEPALDSGPVYGVVTETIRANDTAGELLTRLAESGAHLLESTLDGIADGRLQAVPQPADGVTVAPKITVDEARVRWDLPAHVVDRRIRAVTPNPGAWTVIGDARVKLGPVAPESAEPLAPGAIRVLKNAVHVGTATEPVRLGTVQPPGKKPMNAADWARGARLDASVSAQ, from the coding sequence GTGCGTCTCGTCTTCGCCGGCACCCCCGAGCCCGCCCTGCCCTCGCTGCAGCGGTTGATCGCATCGCCCCGCCACGAGGTGGTGGCCGTGCTGACCCGCCCCGATGCGGCGGCGGGCCGCCGCGGTAGGCCGACCCCCTCGCCGGTCGCGCGGCTCGCACTCGACCACGACATCCCGGTGCTTCGACCGCCGAAGCCCAACTCCGAGGAGTTCGTCGCCGAACTGCGCGAGTTGGCGCCGGACTGCTGCGCCGTGGTCGCCTACGGCGCGCTGCTGTCGGAGCGACTGCTCGCCGTGCCGCCGCACGGCTGGATCAACCTGCACTTCTCGCTGCTGCCGGCCTGGCGCGGGGCCGCGCCGGTACAGGCCGCGATCGCCGCCGGGGACGCGGTGACCGGCGCCACCACCTTCCTCATCGAACCGGCACTGGACTCCGGCCCCGTCTACGGCGTGGTCACCGAGACGATCCGCGCGAACGACACCGCCGGTGAACTCCTCACCCGCCTCGCCGAATCCGGTGCGCACCTGCTGGAGAGCACCCTCGACGGCATCGCCGACGGCCGCCTGCAGGCGGTGCCGCAACCCGCCGACGGCGTCACCGTCGCCCCCAAGATCACCGTGGACGAGGCCCGCGTCCGGTGGGATCTGCCCGCCCACGTCGTGGACCGCCGGATCCGCGCCGTCACCCCGAATCCGGGCGCCTGGACGGTCATCGGCGACGCGCGCGTGAAGCTGGGACCGGTCGCCCCCGAGTCCGCCGAACCCCTCGCCCCGGGTGCCATCCGCGTGCTCAAGAACGCGGTGCACGTCGGCACCGCGACGGAACCGGTGCGGTTGGGCACCGTCCAGCCGCCGGGCAAGAAACCCATGAACGCCGCCGACTGGGCGCGCGGCGCCCGCCTCGACGCGTCGGTGTCGGCGCAATGA